From Hemiscyllium ocellatum isolate sHemOce1 chromosome 40, sHemOce1.pat.X.cur, whole genome shotgun sequence, one genomic window encodes:
- the LOC132834506 gene encoding putative uncharacterized protein DDB_G0271982 — translation EEERERERERELEKEYEREKEGERERERERQRERERQRERERELAREKE, via the exons gaggaagagagagaaagagagagagaaagagagttagagaaagaatatgaaagagagaaagaaggagaa agagagagagaaagggagagacaaagggagagagaaaggcagagagaaagggagagagaattggcGAGAGAAAaggagtga